One stretch of Halobacillus litoralis DNA includes these proteins:
- a CDS encoding GNAT family N-acetyltransferase → MIRCVKPEDADGMVPLMEALGYPSSEKQMKNRLQRILSRKHYQTYVYEENGELLGMIGMTFSEAYHTDEPHVRVIAFVVLETEQGKGIGKMLMEKAGEWAVTHGAKTIMLNSGNRTERKKAHEIYHSFGFEGRATGFYKRL, encoded by the coding sequence ATGATTCGGTGTGTTAAGCCTGAAGATGCAGACGGGATGGTTCCTTTAATGGAGGCTCTCGGTTATCCATCAAGTGAAAAACAGATGAAAAACAGGCTGCAAAGGATATTATCACGAAAACATTACCAAACCTACGTCTATGAAGAGAATGGCGAACTACTTGGCATGATCGGGATGACTTTTAGCGAGGCGTATCATACAGATGAACCACACGTGCGTGTCATCGCTTTTGTTGTGCTTGAAACGGAACAGGGAAAAGGGATAGGGAAGATGCTCATGGAAAAAGCCGGGGAATGGGCGGTCACCCATGGTGCTAAAACCATTATGTTGAATAGTGGAAACAGAACGGAACGAAAGAAGGCACATGAGATCTATCACTCCTTTGGATTTGAGGGAAGAGCGACAGGGTTTTACAAACGTCTATAA